A stretch of DNA from Mycolicibacterium celeriflavum:
CAGCGGCAGCAGCCCCGAGATGGCCCGCATGGTGGTCGTCTTGCCGGCTCCGTTGGAACCGAGCAGCGTCACCAGTTCACCTTCGCGAACGGTCAACGAGATCCCGTGCAGCGCACGGATCCTCCCGTACTGCACCACGATGTCACGCAACTCGAGGATGACGGGCCGCTCGGTTGCCGGCGAATCATTCGGCTGTGTCATCGGGCACCCCCAAATACGCTGCGATCACCTTCGGATCCTCGCGGATCTCCGCGGGCAGGCCGTCGGCGATCTTGCGGCCGAACTCCAGCACCACGATCCGATCGGTCACCCCCATCACCAGCCTCATATCGTGTTCGATCAGCAGCACGGTGTAGCCGTCGTCGCGGATCTTCTGGATCAACTCGATGAGCGCGGCCTTCTCCCGCGGGTTGAATCCGGCCGCCGGTTCATCCAGGCACAGCAGTTTCGGTTCGGTGGCCAGCGCGCGGGCGATCTCCAGCCGTCGTTGATCTCCGTAGGAGAGGTTCTTCGCCTTCTCCTCGCCGCGGTGTGCGATGCCGACAAAATGAAGTAGTGCAGCCGATCTCTCGATCGCCGAGTGCTCCTCGCGTCTGT
This window harbors:
- a CDS encoding ABC transporter ATP-binding protein, whose product is MTIEELAGVHREIHTAEGEILLRTTDLTMKFGGLTALDSVSFDIRRGEILGMIGPNGAGKTTCFNAITGVYRPTSGTVTFDGAPLGRVKRHQITRRGIARTFQNIRLWGEMTALENVMVGTDARHFTSVPGALVRTPRHRREEHSAIERSAALLHFVGIAHRGEEKAKNLSYGDQRRLEIARALATEPKLLCLDEPAAGFNPREKAALIELIQKIRDDGYTVLLIEHDMRLVMGVTDRIVVLEFGRKIADGLPAEIREDPKVIAAYLGVPDDTAE